Genomic segment of Hoplias malabaricus isolate fHopMal1 chromosome 14, fHopMal1.hap1, whole genome shotgun sequence:
TGCGCTCGGTGTCACACCTGGCTACCTCTTCCCACCAAACTTCTGGATCTGGACTCTGGTGACCCACCCTGTGGTGGAGCAGCACGTGTGGGGCGTGGCAGTAAACATTGCCACAGTGATTGTTGCCGGGCGCCTGCTGGAGCCCCTCTGGGGAGCTCTGGAGCTGCTCATCTTCTTCGCTGTAGTGAACATTTCTGCTGGACTGCTTTCTGGCCTCTCATATGTGCTCACATACGCCGCCACATTCGACCTGAAATACCTGTTTGCGGTACATGTGTTTGGTGCACCAGCATTTCTGGGTGGTGTTTTGGTGGCTCTAAAGCAGACTTCAGGCGATACGACAGTACTTAGGGTGCCACAGATTCGGCTCAAGGCAGCCCCGGCGATATCCTTGCTAGCGTTAGCCATCCTGCGGCTAGCTGGGCTCCTGGACAGCTCAGCACCACTAGCAGGCTGTGGCTATGGGGCATTAGCAGGATGGGTGTACCTGCGCTTTTACCAGAGACACAGCCGTGGCCGCGGAGACATGTCGGACCACTTCGCCTTTGCCTCCTTCTTCCCAGAAGCACTGCAGCCTGCTGTGGGCTTTGTTGCTGGTCTGGTGCACATGGTCTTGGTCAAGATGAAGGTGTGTCGGAAAATGGTGAAACGCTATGATGTCGGTGCACCTTCTTCCATCACCATCAGCCTGCCTGGCACAGACCCACAGGATGCTGAGAGGAGACGGTAAGAGCTGCAATACAGGGGGAAAAATGCAGCATACCATTGTTAATATAGAACTAATTCTGCCCAAAACACACCAGTATAGGTTATATGGAGATTTATACATTTGTGTCATAGGACTTTGGTGTCAGGTTGTTATTAAAATGTTGGGTTGGATTTGTTTTTTAGATTTTGTCATCCGATCCAGCCTTTTTTTCCTGtagaaaacacacatttgttggCTGAGTGTTAGAGTTGTGGGGAAGTGAATTAATAAAGACCTATTCACAGAGTCAAATTTGTATCAACAAAAGAATGCAGGTCAAGTGTTACATATTAACAGTGTATTTCACACTGTTCTAAACTAATGTCGACTTTTCAATTAGAACCTGTTTTATGTTCTGTGCTgtacaaatgtattaaaatcagactgaccaatcagagctccaCTGTCATGGATGCAGTCTAAAAAAATTACCGTAAAGACAGTGGCAGAACTGCTCGTTTTGTTAGTAGCATTACAAAATAGCTAGAACAAACAACACATTAACTATAAAAATGTAGACGTTAAGGAAACTTGAGACTTGGGATTAGATTTAATGAGAGGAAGAGCACACAAACTCCCCCACTGACCTATGGAAATGCCTTCAGAAGCGCTGGTTATACAGCTTTAGATCCTAAAATAGGTGCTGGAAAGccctgtgttgttttttttctgttgatcAAGGGTGAACCCCTCATGTGCATTGTTTATTTGCGGTGCTTaaaagtaaaatgataaattcatatttgctgctgctgctacccAAGGAATCCATTTCTTCTTCCAGTTTAATCATCTTCCTGCGATTTCAGACGTCACATGTGCTTCCACTACATTATCAGTCACAAGTCACCGTcatttttgtctgaaaaaagtAGCTGGAGTTTGAAAAGTAAAACAGTAGAGAATTCTGCATCTATAAAGACTAAATTGCTTTAGTTTGTGGTCCAGATTTACTAGGTTTCTCCCTGTCATCTTCCTTTTAACCTTGTTTTCTCTTATACACTTGTGATCTTAGtaatgtttgctttttttaaaggttgtataatgctcagtgtcaaagtttttacatttatgcttgtgaaaagtgaataaatgtttgaatatattttaaaatatagcaTCATATAATATTTGTGATCGTTCCACAGGCAACTGGCATTGAAAGCTCTAAATGAACGTCTAAAGCGAGTGGAGGACCAATCTGCATGGCCCAGTATGGAAGATGAGgaagatgatgacgatgatgaagtTCGGACAGATGCGCCTCTGCTGCCAACCCGTGATCCCTCACCACCAGCACCCAGCACTACCCAGAATCCTACTGGCCAGGAGTCCAGCATCATAAGCTTTGAAGATGCACCTGCTCACTcctaacactctcacacatacacacacagacaaatgagTGCAAAGTCTCACAGATGACCCTCTGAATTTAAGTTAAGAAACAGTAATAAATCCTGCTGAAGATGTGCAGGAACACATGCCATGATAAGAACCCACAAACactcagaaataaaataaattgccatatattttaatcagtccaaaaataaattgataaataaaagacaaagcCCTGACACAAACAAGCCTACAAACACCACACTGATACGCTCAGCTTTGACATTGTACAAAAGAACTTTGGACTTTCCTGAAAATGCGTATAGCACTcgaggttgttgttgtttctttttcttcttctttttttgacAGTGTACACACAGGCTAACAGGAATATATGTACTTCTCCctcttgtgtatgtgtgtgtatatatgtatgggtgtgtgtggatgtgtgtataaatatatatatgtttggatgtgtgtgagcgtgtgtgtgtgtgtgtgtgtgtgtgtatatatatggaTGTGTGTGCATAAGGATTCTGGGAGGTGATTTTCTGAATAAATGCTTAAACTGCTGCTGGGGCTTATTACTTACACTTTACATGGGTTGCAGGCTCTCCAGGTGGGTTATGGGTAACTGCTAGCCTTCCTTGTCTATTTTCCCAGCAGCAGAAGAGTTTactacttttttaaaaacaaaaaaatcgtCATTTTTTGCCCAAAACATCAGTTAATTTGCttttacttttttgtttctCAACCACACTGATCTTGTATACATCATTTCAGAGGTACGCTGGTTTGCCAAAGTTGGAGACTTTCAAACTTAATAATCCTCCATTTTGTGTGTTATGGCCTTGTCTTCCTTAATTTTTCAACACTAATTTTCAACAACTGAGTTATAAACCAGAGGGGCATCTTTTCCTGTCCGCAGCTCTGTTCTAACACGGGAACAAAGTGGAACGTTTGATTGTTGAATTGAACAATTTGGTAGAGATCCACTGATGTCTGATACAGTCCATAAACATTTATCCAACAAAGAAGCTGAAACAGTTATCATTCTTTAAGTGTTACAAATGTATTGAACTAGTGCAGCATCTCTGCACATTCTCTCTTTGACAAATACATTCAATACCAGGAAGGCCAGATAATTTGAACTTGATTTGAAGCAATTATTTGTTGATTGTGATGTTGTGCACTTCTACAGGTTTGTTCACATACAAAAGTGAAATCGTGTAGATTATTAATGCGTATATTATGTTCAGTCAGGACCACGTTAACAATTTAACtgcctgtaaatgtgtttgtgccACTGTGGGGGATGTAGCTATATATTATGGACCAATAAGCCTAGTTTTCTGAATGTGTATTCAAACGTAATGTACATCTCTACATTACTGTTTCACTTCTAAATTTGACAGTTGTTTTGAACAAGTTTTAAAGCCAATATTGATGTGTTACTGCCCCCTGCTGTGCTGGCACGGCATAGATTGACACTCCTAAAGGAAACGAAGTAGAATAGGTAATAATGTGACCTCAATTACACCAGCTATCCGGTCGTCTTAAATGAAGATGTAACTAATGGTattgaataaataaagcatATAGTATTATAATGAAAAACGGCTGCAATATTTACTCTATGCTTCATGCCTTCCGGTTGTTTCCGTTACCATCTGTGGGAGAGAAACATACCAGATGATCCATGCTACTGCGTGTTTTAAGAAAGATGCACCTCTAGGCTATAACTCTATGATTATTTTGTGTCTCTTGAGTGTATGACCATGGACTGAAGAGAGTAATCAAATCCTTCATTGAGCAGTTTAATTGGTGGTAGCAATACAGCAACATTTTAGAGATTCTTTACTGTCAAACGTCTCTCTTCTGAGGGAATATCAGGCCTTTTAGAATAAGAGAGGCAACCTAGAGTCAGTTTAGTCACTTTTGTATCCTGAATTCAAATAGGCTCCTTGACAGTGTGAAGCTGATCCCAGATCAGCAGAACATCCTGTGTGGCTTGATGTGTGTTACCTCTGAAGGCCGTTCTCTGTGCTAATCTGTATGTTTTCTAGCCACCACAAGAGTCTTCTGAGTTGTATAAGAGTACAGCATTCACAATCATAAATCAGttactatgtgtgtgtgggagagtcGGGTTGGATATTCTGGTGTGTTTTGAAGACGTGTTAAAAGGGGCACAAAAGTAGAATTTGGGTCTGTTTTTATGGAGCACATTTTGATCATAGTTTTGACAGACGTTCAGAGATGGGACAGGGAGGTGGAGTAGGTGGTTGGGTTTCtaataggtttttttttgtttgtttgtttgttctaaGTTTTCCTTACATACTGTTTAATCTTGTTGTCCAACTGGTTGTACATCTCAACATCTCTTTGCCCAGTGGCTCAAAGCTCAGCATTTCTTtgattttctttctgtctccaaTAAAGGACTGTATGGAGATCACATTTGCTACTCAACGTGTTGCTATTCAGTGAATGGGAATATTAACGAGACCTTTGCTGGCAGTTTGGACATGCAGTGATGTCCAGAACTGTTGGCACACCtgcttttaaaaatcatattgacAAAATATAAAGGAAACGTGAggggtttttttattattaattaattactacACACCTACAATCTTCCATCATTATTACATCAGAGGAAATTACTATGTGCTTTTGGATATGCTTCACACTTGTCTAACCCCTCACTTACCCCACCATGATGTTCATACCCTTGATAAGATCAGTCTTACCAGGATAGTTATTTTATAATCATGAAACTTTACTATTGATTTACAGAGACCTTAACTTTAATCCAACAGAACCCCCCACATTTTTAAAGATCCACTGTTGTTAAGGTTGCGCAATTTGTCTTGTACCATTAGGCAAGGAACGTAACTCATTAATATCTCCTGTATTTTAGCATATTGCTTTGATATTGTCACCAAATAATGGTTTTGAGAGTGAAGTTGATCTGTCAAAATacatcaaaataataaaaaaaatgtgtggaaTGTAgctttcactctcacacacgtaGAGAGAACTTTACTAAGGTTTGTTATTAACAAAGGGGCTACATTTTTGATAGGTTTTAATGTGTAATGCAACGCTCTGACCAACAGATGGCGACAGAGGCGTGGTTAAAACAGGTGGGAAAGTGAGCTCACAGAGCCATAGCATACCGACAGCTTTTACATGCCACGGTCAAATCAAACATTGTACATACTGCATATATGTGATGGTACTTCTCTGTATATGGCTAAAATATAACATCACATCTTGCTTCACGAAGTACGAGGCACTTTTTATATTCACCTTCCATCATTGTAAAATACAGGACAAGATCCACTCGTCTCATCTTTGCCCGCCATGAATAAAGTTAAACGGAGTGATCCGTTGCTTGCGTGCACGCGCAGGCGTGGCTCATGACCGCGCCCGCCATCCCTTCCCCCTACGCGCGTGCCCGCTCTATGCGCGTGCTCGTCGGCGACTCATTGTATCGGGGAGAAGAGAGCAGAACATAAACCGCTGGACAAAAACGGAGAGAATCCCAGCCTCAGGTAAAGCAACTTTCccttttgtttttcagtgaaaagTATTCGTatgatgtattttttaatataccCGGGACAACTGCGCGCTGGATTTAGTACTTTCTAATTTCTGAGATTATTTAAAGAAGACTTCTTCAGTGAACGTTAAACTAACACCGCTTCCTCCGCCAGCAAGAACGGCTTCGTTAATCCGTTGGATAGAGCTTCATTGTTACGAGGCTGAAATTGGTTTCTCATTCGAATtctcggttccaccttaaatggtttagcctttactctgtttaaggtggaattattCATTCTAATAAGAAGCTGGAAAATGAAAAACCAACTTCAGCTTCGTTTCATTGTTGTCTGTCGAATTTTTTGAATGGCTTTGAAGCCCTTAATGGTGGGCTCTGTTGTGGTTAATTCGTTAATTTTGGAAAGCCGTGTGTATGccctgtttttgtgtgtttaaaagcGGCTTATTAACTTTATGAAATCGTTTAATGTTACCGATAAATCTCACCGGTAGTGGCTAGCGAATGTAGCTTTAGCCCATTTAGCACCATAGTACTGAACAGGCTGAATTTAACCCAGTTTACGTGACTTCATCCCTCACGAGTCTTCTTCAAGCTGTGCTTTCCCTTCGCTTAGTTAATACCGGTTGACTAATAACCGTCACTTATTATTTCATTATGATAATCCATTAAATAACTTTAACTTGGCTGCCGGGCGGACCTTTTCCTGGTTTGAAGTTAATGTCCGCTAAAACGCAACGTAAGCTAGCTATCACTGTGTGTTTGGCTTAACATTCAGCACAACGCTCATTCTTATGTAacgatatattttaaaatatattttttttgcaggGAGCTATCAAAGCAGAAAGGAAAGCCGTAACTCCGAGGTCAGAGATATTTGTAACGTTACTGGATACTTCTCTCATAGACTTTCGTTCAAACAAGGGATTCTTGAGACGTTACTTGAAGGAGCTTCTGTTCAGGTAACTATCAAAATCCAGTTGGACTCCACAAGTGTAACTTATCTGTTGTCAATGTTATTTGTTATATGGCGGAATATACTGTCAGTAGAAGAATGTCAAAGGCGAGGTTGAACGCTATTAAGTATAAAGATTATACCAAGTTAAggttacaaaaaaatacaaattaatattcGCCACCAAAGGAAACACTTTTGGCGGTTTACCATATTGAGTAAATTCTGAAACTCCCTGGAATCTCTGCGGAGTTTATTAGCGGCATGAACAGCCATCTGTTGCTGCCTTGACGCCATCTTAAGCCGGAGAAGCCCAAAAGACCCACCCAGCATGTTTGGAAGAAATTATGATCCGCTTAGTATCCCTTTTCCGACCTTTATAAGCTTCCTGTTTGTCAAACACAGAAGTGCAAACCCAACTTAGAGCACGAATGCTATGAAGACCCCCTTCAGTGATGATCAAGTTGTTAACCTTGTTAGCCAGTGGAACTGGTCTTTCCAATAtgctaaaaaatgtaaataagcaGTCAGCACaatggagcatttctgttttgaaactgtactGTTATTAATGACAGGTTCAAAGACACAGACCATGACAAGTAGTGTTTCCTATGTCATgaacttcaaaaaaaaaatttattgtATTGTGGGTTGGGGCTTTCCGGGTAAGTTCGACCTACACGTGAGGGGGGCTGATGGAGATAGAGGTGGGGACTTATTGCATGGATCTGTTTATAGATCTGCCAGAAGGGAATGAAGGCAAAGATGTAAATTACATCCAAGCCATATTTAAGGTAATTGTGGCGTATTCATAGAAACAAACTCAATGTGTAAAtgatgaaaagagatgaggttTTAGTCAGTTGTCTGAAGGGGCTTGTACATAACCATAAATGTTAAAGAGGGATCATTTTTTACTTGTACAGCTGGGATATGCCGTGtagttttttgggttttttaaacaaacccaTGTCAGTTTCTTACTATCCAGTTTTTCCTGTTCAGAAACATCTTTGAGAATATGGCTGGTGTGTGGTATATTGTCTTTTTAAAAAGTTGCCTTAAGATATGCAAAGTGCATACTGAGCTTATGAAACTCACAAACATTTCCAAATGTCACTATAAGACAAGGGAACctgcatgttttttgtttatcatCATCgtccacacaaaaacaaattctCCAAAATAATAGTGCTGtacacaatgttttttttaaatactttaaaatgaattcagtgcaagaaaaattaaaacattattcTGAGTAATTATGTCATTATGAAATTTGACAATAACGAAGATGGATGTTTTTCCTTGGACAGTAAACTTCTTTTGGCAGAAAACCTCTCAGGCGTGTGTACTTTAACATAACACATCTACACAGGTCTCAGCACAGGtcaatattgatattgaattttcAAATGGCTAGGATGTGATCTTTATGAATTTCTGTTAAAATACCGTCTAAAGTTTAAGGTCAGAATCAAGAACACCAGAGCTGGTCAAAGGAAGGCTGTTTTTGGAATGGAATGCGTGATCTCGTGCATGTTACTTATCTTCAGTCTTAGTTACTGGAGAGTGTCTCTAAATGTGACAGTGACTTTCCAAGGATGTGATTTGTAGTGCATGGCTTTCATGGTGTAAGTCATTGTGTGATTGTAGACATGTGGTTGATGACAGTATGTGATATCTGTCCATAAATATGCAAACAAATGCAAGTTGTGTATTTGTAGCCATAGCAACTATCCTCAGTGAGCTAATGCTGCAGAGGGTGTCTaacctgtgtgtgtatacgttACAGACATGGCAGCAATCCGTAAGAAGCTGGTGATAGTGGGAGATGGAGCTTGTGGTAAAACCTGTTTGCTTATCGTCTTCAGTAAAGACCAGTTCCCTGAGGTGTATGTACCAACTGTGTTCGAGAACTATGTTGCAGACATCGAAGTGGATAGCAAACAGGTAAAGCGTGTATATACACATTCTTACtagcacgcgcacacacacaaatgttagGCTTTCAAATAATTTTAGGTGTTATTAAAGACAgttgtgtgttctgtttttacCGATCTTGTTTGCTCAGTAAATGGAGCGGAAGTGAtaacacatttattacattttctgtaaacgAGTCTATCTCAAAGATCATAAAAATTCTCAATCACTGTGTCAAGGTAAATAAGGTTTGGGGAAAGTATCACAAAGGGCTGAGTGACGCAAACACCAAACATATTCATTTTGGAGTGGATTAAGATGTCAGCTGTATTAAGGTATTGCAGCATTGTGGTTTGACCCACAAACCCAGTTTATTCAGCTAATGAAGACATCCCTGTCTGCTGGAGCTTTTTTGACATGAGAATATTTTGAGTTACTCTGCCCTGGTTCAGTGTTCCTATTTAGACTGCTGTCCTTATTTGGAAACAGAGTTATCAGTTTAGATTAGCATGTATGTTGGATGTATAGTCCCATCATTTAATACCGAACAGTTACTGTTAACTTGCCTAATCCAACTTTGTATTTCAGGTGGAGCTGGCTCTTTGGGATACTGCAGGGCAAGAAGACTATGATAGGCTTCGGCCCCTTTCTTACCCAGACACAGATGTCATTCTCATGTGCTTTTCCATTGATAGTCCAGACAGTTTAGGTGAGTGTCCTTTCTTAtagtctttattttatttaactccTCACCCCATCCTCAGTCTTGAGGATAACAGCCCTCAGATATAGGAGCTTTTATGTATGATCACTGACATAGTAGTTTTATGTGTCTGTTTGTCTATCAGAGAGCTGTTTACGCTTCTTGGAATATCATTGGTTTCCCATGGTGGAGttagatttaaaaatgttattgaaTTGGGATGAGGATGGCCCCTGATTGTTTAACAAGTTTATTACATAATTTAACTCTTTCATCATGTCATAGGACAGATGAAATACAGCAGATAATTCTAATCATTTTTGTGACGTGAACCATGTTGGTAATTGGCTCTTTGCGTTAGTTTGAATGATTTTTTAGAAGCTAACCATCATCTGACTGTTGGTCCATGTCCTCTGTCTGTGCAGAAAACATTCCAGAAAAGTGGACGCCTGAGGTCAAACACTTCTGCCCCAATGTACCCATTATCCTAGTGGGCAACAAGAAGGATCTACGCAATGATGAACATACACGTAGAGAGCTAGCCAAGATGAAACAGGTAAACACAAGGATCATATAGGAACTGTCCTGGAAACCAGTGACCTGTTAAGGTTTTAGGGTGTCAAGGAACATTATAGAAATCTACAATTTGTTGTGTCATACAGAGCTGTAATGCAGTTATACTAACGAAGAACTGACTTTCCTACAGGAACCAGTGAAAGCTGAGGAAGGGAGAGACATGGCCAATCGTATTGGAGCCTTTGGCTATATGGAGTGCTCTGCAAAGACGAAGGATGGTGTCCGCGAGGTGTTTGAAATGGCTACCAGGGCAGCACTTCAAGCACGTAGGGGCAAAAAGAACAGCAAATGCCTTCTGCTGTGAATACACAGCACTGGACTGAAACCCCAAATAGGGGGCAAAAAAAGGGCATCTGTTGGGACGCTCGCTCATTCCTCAAACTCGCCAAACACTTTGGAAGAAAGTCTACTCCCTGAACatagtttttcttttattaattttatttttaattctttcTCTAGTCATGGAAAAGTTTTATCAGTATTTAAGAAATTACAGAAgagcttttgtttttgcttgtttttaagaTGCTTTACACAAGTTTTGTGATACCTTTGAATGACACACCAACCGCCAAATTCTGCCATGTGACTCAACAAGCCACCAATCAGATGCACAGCCCAGCTCCATTTGCTggactttttttctttaaacaacCATGACACAGGGCTGAATATGTGAACGTGATTTGTAATATCTTTATGTATAAATCATTTTTATGGGTTGTTTTAGATTGGGACTTAAAACGAATCCTTTGAAAGCAACAGGGAAATGGAGGGGTGGGGGTAGATATGTATACATATATGTACATATGAACACGTGTGTAGTTAAGGATACACACGGTCATTACATGACTGGAATTTGTAAACTAGACTTGGTAATCTTATGTAATAAAATACTTTCTATAAGGATATTGGTCtgattgttttaattttaattgtatTCATTGTCTGTCACCAAAAGAGATGTTTAATATAATGTGAGGCGATAAACAtaattattgtttgtttgtttttcatgtcGCAGGAAATCAAAGCTATAAGAGTACAATGTTTTGAAATGGCCTTTGTTGTatcaccaaaaaataaataaatatgctttTACACATACACTTGTTCAGTGAGGAGGTGTTGAGTGAGGCAACAGATCAGAACAGTTTCTGTTTCTCCAGAAAGTGTAAAAAGGATTGGTAAATGATTATGTATACATGAACTACATAGAAAACCGTACATGTTTAGTAGTCTAagggaaaatgttttaaaagcctTTTAAAGCATCTTttgaacaatgttttttgtaTTAATCAAAATGTTAAATCTTTGCCAAACTCTACACGTGTCCGTTGTTACCAGCTGTATATTCTATACATGTGTGCAGGCTATAATCCAGTTGTTGCCCtacatatatttgtttttatttatttattttcaaagatcAGGATGCCTTCGAGAACACcacacaggttttttttttatttaatggattattctcagtgcacCAGTGAGACTGACATTGTGGTGGCCTTAAGCTGTGAGTGGAttggacacagcagtgctgctgaatttTTCAAACATTatcactgttggactgagaTTAATCCACCAAATAAACACTGTAAAGACTAAGATAACCAGCACACACTGCAGCAGTCTATACAGCTACAAAGTATAAAGTAGGTAGGTATGGGCAGTGTTTAAcaccagcaacactgctgtgtctgatccatggAGATAGGTATTTTAGAACctagtatatttttatttaagacGGAGTGCTTGAACTACTCAGCATCACTTTATTCGCCAAGTATGTTACACATACAAGGCATTTGTTTTGGTGAGAGCAGACACAGACTAGTACAGGTATTAAAACAATGGCATAATAAAGAGCCATGGAGAGAACCTAAGGAGATGTGTGAATATGTACATACGCCGGTAAGAATATCTATATTACACATATTATGAATCATATACTATGAATACAgcagattttaaacactgttgtgcCAATAGCATTACATTACAGAAGATTGTTTTCCAGATTTCAAATTTGGCAGGTGGAGTTTTTTGGCTAGGTCTTAAGAGGCTGAAGCTAACTCAAAAACCTTGGGTGCTTTCTCCTACACTGAACCCACTGTGATGAGGGACAGCACTGAAATGTGAAGTAGGACCACACCTAACCCAGCAGCtggatgtgtgaatgtgaagacTGGAGGCTGTATGAACGGTGTTCACAGTTCTGCTGCTTGTTTCACTTCCATAATGTGTGGTGAACAAACAGTTCACAGTCATGTAGTCAGCAAAAGACTATGGCAACAGGCTGCTCTCGGCTCTGAGGGGAAAAAGCTCGGTTCACTTCACCTCAGGAAGGAAACTCGTCATGCTAACCCCACCCAGCAAACGCGCAGCGAAGAAAGCAAAAGCTAGCGGCCTTTTACATATCTTTCTTTctggagcgagagagagcacgGAAACCGCCTTTTCTGAAGCGACTGGAGCGAGCTTTTTATTCAGGTTTCGGTTTGACCTTAAATCTGAGTAGGGATATTACAAATGAGGTGCTAACATCAGAGTCAGATTCatcttcatttctctctctctctctctctctttctctctctctctctctctctctctctctctctctctctctctctgctgtagtCTTCCCCCGCTCCGCCACAGTAGTGCACCGCGCCTCTGCGAAACTCTGTCCTTTTATACACGACTATATTTAGCCACAGAGAGCGAGACTATTTTTAACCAATGAGCTCATCCTTATCCTTCTCCGCCAATGAGAGGAGAGCTTAGAACACgtgtatatgagagagagagagagagagagagagagagagagagagagagagagagaggacagctgACAGAAACGGGAGCGCGCGTCGCTCAGCTAGTTCTCATCAACGTCACGGATTTTCCCCGCATGACAACGAGACCTTATTAAGGCTATTTTTGTTTGTCTTCAGAGTCATTCTCTCCATACATGTGCTGTTATTTACCTCTCTATAAATAGCATCTATCGTCTTTGCTCGGGTCCATTGTCTAGCACTTAATCTGAAGATTATCTGAAGAAATTAAGCCAAATCTTAATCAGTACACAAAATTcagatattatttttaaagtgataAATGTTAAACGTTGTGTTTTAAAAGTCTCAAATTcctatttgttttgttgtttctgtttgttttctttattgtttggttatataaattcatttttaatccCATAATATTTTGTGTCAATTAtgtcacagaaaaacacctcttTAACTGTaggttttctttaatttaaaactTTTTTCCGAGTTGTGCTTAGAAATACATTTGTAGATTCAGACCTCGTTTTTATCTACCACCAAAAACCCCACTTGTCTAGTTGACCTTGTACATACAAGTGATTTTAAAACGTTcagaatttgttttaaaaatgttcgtATTGTTATATAGGTCCAGAGCGCTCCTGATCAAACGTGTTCAGAAATCTCTGATGAACAGTTCTAACTGCAGCTATTTTCAGTGGATGGGTTGTGTTCTTTGATCTTAAAGCGCCTCCTGGTGGC
This window contains:
- the tmem115 gene encoding transmembrane protein 115; this translates as MNRYLPVAQQHFLTALASTSVVVKSICATVLLLYLISWVVETHVALGVTPGYLFPPNFWIWTLVTHPVVEQHVWGVAVNIATVIVAGRLLEPLWGALELLIFFAVVNISAGLLSGLSYVLTYAATFDLKYLFAVHVFGAPAFLGGVLVALKQTSGDTTVLRVPQIRLKAAPAISLLALAILRLAGLLDSSAPLAGCGYGALAGWVYLRFYQRHSRGRGDMSDHFAFASFFPEALQPAVGFVAGLVHMVLVKMKVCRKMVKRYDVGAPSSITISLPGTDPQDAERRRQLALKALNERLKRVEDQSAWPSMEDEEDDDDDEVRTDAPLLPTRDPSPPAPSTTQNPTGQESSIISFEDAPAHS
- the rhoab gene encoding rho-related GTP-binding protein RhoA-B, producing the protein MAAIRKKLVIVGDGACGKTCLLIVFSKDQFPEVYVPTVFENYVADIEVDSKQVELALWDTAGQEDYDRLRPLSYPDTDVILMCFSIDSPDSLENIPEKWTPEVKHFCPNVPIILVGNKKDLRNDEHTRRELAKMKQEPVKAEEGRDMANRIGAFGYMECSAKTKDGVREVFEMATRAALQARRGKKNSKCLLL